A window of the Lactuca sativa cultivar Salinas chromosome 5, Lsat_Salinas_v11, whole genome shotgun sequence genome harbors these coding sequences:
- the LOC111892653 gene encoding protein BIG GRAIN 1-like A codes for MIMAERSPRYQPPPHRRKTPSFSSSLLDSILRSIDETNDVVGGLHDDNLHQMQQNQQVDDHELIFFASEPKRSNKIRFPQTHLINGEEVQIPSLRRAMMIDQWMETYNNNDKRSSYVSRKSCRNFSSDSSTTTFTTSSASSEPETPSTYRSLPNSFTISRKTAEAVFLDDSQKPTISTKREGKFMKLTKLRAMKIYGDLKKVKQPISPGKRISTFLYSLFASSSSSSSSSKKSKIEETMQNFRTLKKSRSIKQDTTTTCSSFSRSCISKKQHNNAGIKRSVRFFPENDTVILDRKSIDHHDPKLMPFPKYDQRRWFTEKNYMNNYKNFVVNVEDDDEDEDDLFELEIAGGVGTCAYGQELPVFETTDLRKIRI; via the coding sequence ATGATTATGGCGGAGAGGAGTCCCAGGTATCAACCGCCACCGCATCGGAGGAAAACTCCGTCGTTCTCATCCTCACTCCTCGACTCCATTCTCCGTTCCATCGACGAAACAAACGACGTCGTCGGAGGATTACACGATGATAACTTACACCAGATGCAGCAAAATCAACAGGTTGATGATCATGAGCTTATATTTTTCGCTTCTGAGCCAAAACGGAGCAACAAAATTCGTTTTCCACAAACGCATTTGATAAACGGAGAAGAAGTACAGATTCCGAGTCTCAGAAGAGCGATGATGATCGATCAATGGATGGAGACTTACAACAACAATGATAAACGTAGCAGTTATGTTTCACGGAAGAGTTGTAGAAATTTCAGTTCGGATTCAAGTACGACGACGTTTACAACTTCATCGGCGTCGTCGGAACCAGAGACTCCGTCAACTTACAGATCGTTGCCGAACTCCTTCACGATATCTCGAAAAACAGCGGAGGCAGTTTTTCTCGATGATTCTCAAAAACCGACGATTTCCACAAAACGTGAAGGGAAATTCATGAAGTTAACGAAGCTAAGAGCTATGAAGATCTATGGCGATCTGAAAAAGGTGAAGCAACCGATCTCACCAGGGAAAAGGATTTCGACATTTCTCTACTCACTCttcgcttcttcttcttcttcttcgtcttcttcaaAGAAATCCAAAATCGAAGAAACAATGCAGAATTTCAGGACCTTGAAGAAATCACGTTCCATTAAACAGGATACAACAACTACCTGCTCTTCGTTTTCTAGGTCATGTATAAGCAAAAAACAGCATAATAATGCCGGCATAAAAAGGTCAGTTCGATTCTTTCCTGAAAACGACACCGTGATTCTCGATAGAAAATCTATCGATCACCATGATCCAAAGTTAATGCCATTCCCAAAGTATGATCAGAGACGATGGTTCACAGAGAAGAATTACATGAACAATTACAAAAACTTCGTGGTTAACGTTGAAGATGACGATGAAGACGAAGATGATCTGTTTGAACTCGAGATTGCTGGTGGTGTAGGAACTTGTGCTTATGGACAAGAACTTCCAGTGTTTGAAACCACAGATTTAAGAAAAATTAGGATCTAA